One genomic window of Desulfovibrio legallii includes the following:
- a CDS encoding GAF domain-containing protein has product MAQDYFRALRDVALVINSSLEPGEVLHKITEQTAHTMGCKASTIRLLDSTGRFLLPSAAYGLSATYMRKGPVEVKRSGLDGEVLAGKTIHLKDATADGRFQYPQSAKAEGLVSVLSAPLMADGKAIGLIRVYSDVEREFSPDEQTFMEAVAAISALAIENARLHEALRNNYDLMAKHAYSLYED; this is encoded by the coding sequence ATGGCACAGGATTATTTTCGCGCGCTCAGAGACGTGGCGCTGGTCATCAACTCCAGTCTGGAGCCCGGCGAAGTGCTGCACAAAATTACGGAGCAGACGGCCCACACCATGGGCTGCAAGGCCAGCACCATCCGCCTGCTGGACAGCACCGGGCGCTTTCTGCTGCCCAGCGCCGCCTACGGGCTTTCGGCCACCTACATGCGCAAGGGCCCGGTGGAGGTAAAGCGCAGCGGCCTGGACGGCGAAGTGTTGGCCGGCAAAACCATCCACCTCAAGGACGCCACCGCCGACGGCCGCTTCCAGTACCCGCAGTCGGCCAAGGCCGAGGGCCTGGTCTCCGTGCTTTCCGCGCCGCTCATGGCGGACGGCAAAGCCATCGGCCTTATCCGCGTCTATTCCGACGTGGAGCGGGAATTCAGCCCGGACGAGCAGACCTTCATGGAAGCCGTAGCCGCCATCTCCGCCCTGGCCATTGAAAACGCCCGGCTGCACGAGGCCCTGCGCAACAACTACGATCTCATGGCCAAGCACGCCTACTCGCTCTATGAAGATTAG
- a CDS encoding pseudouridine synthase yields MELQFRVRNNDLGPLFPTFQERVNAMLPVNRAEPVGSGANAAAPALEPATPETPHTLNNEELRAALAQVESQAQEHSRELAEVHSGLNAQRVARLLDLLE; encoded by the coding sequence ATGGAACTGCAATTTCGCGTCCGCAACAACGACCTGGGGCCGCTCTTCCCCACCTTTCAGGAGCGGGTCAACGCCATGCTGCCCGTAAACCGGGCCGAGCCCGTGGGCAGCGGGGCAAACGCCGCCGCCCCGGCCCTGGAGCCCGCCACGCCGGAAACCCCGCACACGCTCAACAACGAAGAACTGCGCGCCGCTCTGGCCCAGGTGGAATCCCAGGCCCAGGAACACAGCCGGGAGCTGGCCGAAGTCCACTCCGGCCTCAACGCCCAGCGCGTGGCCCGACTGCTGGACCTGCTGGAGTAA
- the speA gene encoding biosynthetic arginine decarboxylase produces MAKNRALQQWRVEDSIELYGIRNWGAGYFDVSEAGEVVVCPQGPQGPQVSIPEIIAGLRERGYDMPVLLRVENILDSRISNIHESFRKAIKNLNYTGSYRGVFPIKVNQQQQVVEKIAQFGPSYHHGLEVGSKAELIAAVSLMRDREACIVCNGYKDEEFIDLGLQARRLGFNVFFVLEMPGELGLLLERSKALGVRPNIGVRAKLAVKAGGHWTDSGGERSTFGLSPAQVVDVVDTLKAHQMLDCFKLLHYHLGSQVSNIRDIRTGVMEGARLYVGLVQEGAPMGYLDLGGGLAVDYDGSHTNYISSRNYTLDEYCTDVVEAIMSILDEENVPHPHIITESGRATVAYYSVLLFNVLDVSMVEEVQLPEELPEGTPEPVLNLRETLNSITLRNLQECYNDAIYYRDEMRQLFSTGRVNLRQRTLAERFFWAIILRIAQEKTRLKTVPRDLADIDVSLADIYYGNFSVFQSLPDSWAIDQLFPVMPVHRLKEFPSRQGIISDITCDSDGRIDHFIDPQGMKPTLDLHPLREGEEYYLGVFLVGAYQETLGDLHNLMGDTNVVSIRVAEDGSYEYVREIRGDSVADILSYVEYDPRRILEDLRSTAELAVRQGRISPSERFSIMQAFEDGLRGYTYFER; encoded by the coding sequence TTGGCAAAGAACCGCGCGTTGCAGCAGTGGCGGGTGGAAGACTCCATAGAGCTTTACGGCATCCGCAACTGGGGAGCAGGCTATTTTGACGTTTCCGAGGCGGGCGAGGTGGTCGTCTGCCCGCAGGGCCCGCAGGGGCCGCAGGTCTCCATTCCGGAAATCATCGCCGGGCTGCGCGAGCGCGGCTATGACATGCCGGTTTTGCTGCGGGTGGAGAACATCCTGGATTCGCGCATCAGCAATATCCACGAATCCTTCCGCAAGGCTATCAAAAATCTCAACTACACGGGTTCGTACCGGGGCGTGTTTCCCATCAAGGTCAACCAGCAGCAGCAGGTGGTGGAAAAGATCGCCCAGTTCGGTCCTTCCTATCACCATGGGCTGGAGGTGGGCTCCAAGGCCGAGCTCATTGCCGCGGTTTCCCTCATGCGCGACCGCGAGGCCTGCATTGTCTGCAACGGCTATAAGGACGAGGAATTCATCGACCTGGGCCTGCAGGCCCGGCGGCTGGGCTTCAACGTCTTTTTTGTGCTGGAAATGCCCGGCGAGCTGGGCTTGCTGCTGGAGCGCAGCAAGGCCCTGGGCGTGCGCCCCAATATCGGCGTGCGGGCCAAGCTGGCCGTGAAGGCCGGCGGGCACTGGACAGATTCAGGCGGGGAGCGCTCCACCTTCGGCCTTTCCCCGGCCCAGGTGGTGGACGTGGTGGATACCCTTAAGGCCCACCAGATGCTGGATTGCTTCAAACTGCTGCACTACCACCTGGGTTCGCAGGTCTCCAACATCCGCGACATCCGCACGGGCGTCATGGAGGGCGCGCGCCTTTATGTGGGCCTGGTGCAGGAGGGCGCGCCCATGGGCTATCTGGACCTGGGCGGCGGCCTGGCCGTGGACTACGACGGCTCCCACACCAACTACATTTCGTCCCGCAACTATACCCTGGACGAATACTGCACCGACGTGGTGGAAGCCATTATGAGCATTCTGGACGAGGAGAACGTCCCCCACCCCCACATCATCACGGAATCGGGCCGCGCCACCGTGGCCTACTACTCCGTACTGCTGTTCAACGTCCTGGACGTGAGCATGGTGGAGGAAGTGCAGCTGCCTGAGGAACTGCCCGAAGGCACGCCCGAACCCGTGCTTAACCTGCGCGAAACCCTGAACAGCATTACCCTGCGCAACCTGCAGGAATGCTACAACGACGCCATCTACTACCGCGACGAGATGCGGCAGCTTTTTTCCACCGGCCGGGTCAACCTGCGCCAGCGCACCCTGGCGGAGCGCTTTTTCTGGGCCATCATCCTGCGCATCGCGCAGGAAAAAACCCGCCTCAAAACCGTGCCCCGCGACCTAGCGGACATCGACGTGAGCCTGGCCGACATTTACTACGGCAACTTCAGCGTGTTCCAGTCCCTGCCGGATTCCTGGGCCATCGACCAGCTCTTCCCGGTCATGCCCGTGCACCGGCTGAAGGAATTTCCTTCCCGCCAGGGCATCATTTCAGACATCACCTGCGATTCGGACGGCCGCATTGACCACTTCATCGACCCGCAGGGCATGAAGCCCACCCTGGACCTGCACCCTCTGCGCGAGGGCGAGGAATACTACCTGGGCGTCTTTCTGGTGGGCGCGTACCAGGAAACCCTGGGCGACCTGCACAACCTTATGGGCGACACCAACGTGGTTTCCATCCGCGTGGCCGAGGACGGCAGCTACGAATATGTGCGCGAAATCCGCGGCGATTCCGTGGCGGATATCCTGAGCTATGTGGAATACGACCCCCGCCGTATTCTGGAAGACCTGCGCAGCACAGCGGAGCTGGCCGTGCGCCAGGGGCGCATTTCCCCCAGCGAGCGGTTTTCCATCATGCAGGCGTTTGAAGACGGGTTGCGGGGGTATACCTATTTTGAACGCTAG
- a CDS encoding IMP cyclohydrolase produces MESLPIRRAILSVTDKSGLADLAAFLTSRGVELVSTGGTQKALEAAGLPVTAVSTVTGFPEILGGRVKTLHPKIHAGILASKDDPAHMQTLVEKGIRPFDLVCVNLYDFAGAVERNLSLEDAVEEIDIGGPCMLRAAAKNFHSVLVLPSPQWYPAAMEEMRNNDMNVGLEFRQIMASRAFEATSRYDALITSYLRP; encoded by the coding sequence ATGGAAAGTCTGCCCATTCGTCGCGCCATTCTGAGCGTCACGGACAAAAGCGGCCTGGCGGATCTGGCCGCCTTCCTCACCTCCAGGGGTGTGGAGCTGGTTTCCACCGGCGGCACGCAAAAAGCCCTGGAGGCCGCGGGCCTGCCCGTCACGGCCGTCAGCACCGTCACCGGTTTCCCGGAGATTCTGGGCGGCCGCGTCAAAACCCTGCACCCCAAAATCCACGCCGGCATCCTGGCCAGCAAGGACGACCCCGCGCACATGCAGACCCTGGTGGAAAAAGGCATCCGCCCCTTTGATCTGGTCTGCGTCAACCTCTACGATTTTGCGGGCGCGGTGGAGCGCAACCTCTCCCTGGAGGACGCCGTGGAGGAAATCGACATCGGCGGCCCCTGCATGCTGCGCGCTGCGGCCAAAAACTTCCACAGCGTCCTGGTGCTGCCCTCGCCCCAGTGGTACCCCGCCGCCATGGAAGAAATGCGCAACAACGACATGAACGTGGGCCTGGAATTTCGGCAGATTATGGCCTCCCGCGCTTTTGAGGCCACCTCCCGCTACGACGCGCTCATCACTTCTTATCTGCGGCCGTAA
- a CDS encoding exodeoxyribonuclease III: MLLKLVSWNVNGLRAVAGKEAWDWFRRTDAQVVALQETKAHPDQLDEDLRRPEGWEAHWASSTVKKGYSGVAVFSRLAPVHVSVELPQPEFQGEGRLLHLEFPHFHFFNGYFPNGGAEELDENGRPTGRFKRLPYKMGFFDAFFTYAEACRKSKPIVVCGDFNIAHKAVDLARPKQNVKCTGFLPEERAVLDRFTAMGYVDTFRQVHGDEPGHYSWWSYKSRAREKNVGWRIDYFFVSQELVPAVRDAWIEDTVYGSDHCPVGLSLEV, translated from the coding sequence ATGCTGCTCAAACTCGTATCGTGGAATGTAAACGGCCTGCGGGCCGTGGCCGGCAAGGAGGCCTGGGACTGGTTCCGCCGCACGGACGCCCAGGTGGTGGCCCTGCAGGAAACCAAGGCCCATCCGGATCAGCTGGACGAGGATCTGCGCCGGCCTGAGGGCTGGGAAGCGCACTGGGCCTCCAGCACGGTGAAAAAGGGCTATTCCGGGGTGGCCGTGTTCAGCCGCCTTGCGCCCGTTCATGTGAGCGTGGAGCTGCCCCAGCCCGAATTTCAGGGCGAAGGCCGCCTGCTGCACCTGGAGTTTCCGCACTTCCATTTTTTCAACGGTTATTTTCCCAACGGCGGAGCCGAAGAGCTGGACGAAAACGGCAGGCCCACGGGGCGCTTCAAGCGGCTGCCGTACAAGATGGGATTTTTTGACGCTTTTTTCACCTATGCCGAGGCCTGCCGCAAGAGCAAGCCCATTGTGGTCTGCGGGGATTTCAACATCGCCCATAAGGCCGTGGACCTGGCCCGGCCCAAGCAGAACGTCAAGTGCACGGGTTTTTTGCCTGAAGAGCGCGCCGTGCTGGATCGCTTTACGGCCATGGGCTATGTGGACACCTTTCGCCAGGTGCACGGCGACGAGCCGGGGCACTATTCCTGGTGGTCCTACAAAAGCCGCGCGCGGGAAAAGAACGTCGGCTGGCGCATCGACTATTTCTTTGTTTCGCAGGAGCTTGTCCCGGCCGTGCGCGACGCCTGGATTGAGGATACGGTCTACGGTTCGGACCATTGCCCCGTGGGCCTGAGCCTGGAAGTGTAG
- a CDS encoding cob(I)yrinic acid a,c-diamide adenosyltransferase has protein sequence MILVYTGDGKGKTSACVGQAVRALGQNLRVAFGQFMKRDGQAGEQALLAQWLGPRFLAGGPGFLRREEDRPAHREAALRVLDWAKTQLKTVDLLVLDEALYALKAQVLTRQEVEELLALARANECHLVLSGRNAPDWLVQAADLVTSMTEIKHPWRTGVTATAGIEY, from the coding sequence ATGATTCTTGTCTACACCGGCGACGGCAAAGGCAAAACCAGCGCCTGCGTGGGCCAGGCCGTGCGCGCCCTGGGCCAAAACCTGCGCGTGGCTTTCGGGCAGTTTATGAAGCGCGACGGCCAGGCCGGGGAACAGGCCCTGCTGGCCCAATGGCTGGGGCCGCGCTTTCTGGCCGGAGGGCCGGGCTTCCTGCGGCGGGAGGAAGACCGCCCCGCCCACCGTGAGGCCGCCCTGCGCGTGCTGGACTGGGCAAAAACACAACTGAAAACCGTGGACCTGCTGGTGCTGGACGAAGCCCTCTACGCCCTCAAGGCCCAGGTGCTGACCCGCCAGGAAGTGGAAGAGCTCCTGGCGCTCGCCCGCGCCAACGAGTGCCACCTGGTGCTCTCCGGCCGCAACGCCCCGGACTGGCTGGTGCAAGCCGCAGATCTGGTCACCTCCATGACCGAAATCAAACACCCTTGGCGCACCGGCGTCACGGCCACGGCCGGGATTGAGTATTAG
- a CDS encoding efflux RND transporter periplasmic adaptor subunit produces MTNLLRSCLCLALLLPPLLGGCGDDAKTSGPPPAPVRVAAVTRGDVPRLLQAVGNVRASASVEVRPRVTGEILEVHFTEGQDVREGAALITIDPRPFAAALREKRAQLAKSEAQLAKALDDMRRYGKLVGEGYVSREAYEKTATDAAALRATVQADKAAAESAALELDYCTVTAPISGRAGSLQVDKGNMVKSTEATPVVVINTLAPCYVLFSVPEAHLPAILERMAKGPTPVTATPTGGEPATGALTLVENSVDARTGTIRLRATFANADRRLWPGQFVQVELPLGTARNALSLPTRAVQSGREGPYVYVADAQQRAAYRKVTPLFEYRDATVVEGDLREGEAVVVEGQVRLAPGLPVRVVEE; encoded by the coding sequence ATGACCAACCTGCTCCGCTCCTGTCTTTGCCTCGCGCTCCTTCTGCCGCCGTTGCTGGGGGGCTGTGGCGACGACGCCAAAACCTCCGGCCCGCCGCCGGCTCCGGTGCGGGTGGCGGCCGTGACGCGCGGGGACGTGCCGCGCCTGCTTCAGGCCGTGGGCAACGTGCGCGCCTCGGCCAGCGTGGAGGTCCGCCCCAGGGTCACGGGCGAAATTCTTGAAGTCCACTTCACCGAAGGGCAGGACGTGCGGGAAGGGGCGGCCCTCATCACCATCGATCCCCGGCCCTTTGCCGCGGCCCTGCGGGAAAAGCGCGCCCAGCTCGCCAAATCCGAAGCCCAGCTGGCCAAGGCCCTGGACGATATGCGCCGCTACGGCAAGCTGGTGGGTGAAGGCTATGTGAGCCGCGAGGCCTACGAAAAAACCGCCACAGACGCCGCAGCCCTGCGCGCCACGGTGCAGGCGGACAAAGCCGCCGCGGAAAGCGCGGCCCTGGAGCTTGACTACTGCACGGTGACCGCCCCCATCAGCGGCCGCGCCGGCAGCCTGCAGGTGGATAAGGGCAATATGGTCAAATCCACGGAGGCCACGCCCGTTGTGGTCATCAATACCCTTGCCCCCTGCTATGTGCTTTTTTCCGTACCGGAGGCCCACCTTCCCGCCATCCTGGAGCGCATGGCCAAGGGGCCCACGCCCGTCACGGCCACGCCCACGGGCGGCGAACCGGCCACCGGCGCCCTGACCCTGGTGGAAAACAGCGTGGACGCGCGCACGGGCACCATCCGCCTGCGGGCCACCTTTGCCAACGCGGACCGCCGCCTCTGGCCCGGCCAGTTTGTCCAGGTGGAACTGCCCCTGGGCACGGCCCGCAACGCCCTGAGCCTGCCCACCCGCGCCGTGCAGTCCGGCCGCGAAGGCCCCTATGTCTATGTGGCGGACGCGCAGCAACGCGCCGCCTACCGCAAGGTCACGCCCCTCTTTGAATACCGCGACGCCACCGTGGTGGAAGGCGACCTGCGCGAGGGCGAAGCCGTGGTGGTGGAGGGGCAGGTGCGCCTGGCCCCCGGCCTGCCCGTGCGGGTGGTGGAAGAGTAG
- the purM gene encoding phosphoribosylformylglycinamidine cyclo-ligase: MSSERAKAYAQAGVNIEAGNALVSRIKDLVQGTHTRGVISDIGGFGGLFRPDLTGMAEPVLVASTDGVGTKLKLAFACNKHDTVGIDLVAMSVNDILVQGATPLFFLDYFATGKLDVDTAQTVVGGVAEGCRRAGCALLGGETAEMPDMYGPGEYDLAGFCVGLVDNARLIDGSSIQVGDKIVGIASSGLHSNGYSLVRKILAQSGLGPDDALPGAGASVREVLLTPTTIYVEVVRSLMRDLNIKGMAHITGGGFYDNIPRVLPGQVEARIHFGSWQMPPVFHWLNEAGHLSWPEILQIFNAGIGYVLVLPADQAEEAVGRIRAFEMGAWCLGEIARRSAPDSEQVVVAF; this comes from the coding sequence ATGTCCAGCGAACGCGCAAAAGCCTATGCCCAGGCGGGCGTCAACATTGAGGCGGGCAATGCCCTGGTCTCGCGCATCAAGGATTTGGTGCAGGGCACCCATACCCGGGGCGTCATCTCGGACATAGGCGGGTTCGGCGGGCTGTTCCGTCCTGATCTCACCGGCATGGCCGAGCCGGTGCTGGTGGCCTCCACGGACGGGGTGGGCACCAAGCTCAAGCTGGCCTTTGCCTGCAACAAGCACGATACCGTGGGCATCGATCTGGTGGCCATGAGCGTCAACGACATTCTGGTGCAGGGGGCGACGCCCCTGTTCTTTCTGGATTATTTTGCCACGGGCAAGCTGGACGTGGATACGGCCCAGACCGTGGTGGGCGGCGTGGCCGAGGGCTGCCGCCGGGCGGGCTGCGCCCTGCTGGGCGGTGAAACCGCCGAAATGCCGGATATGTACGGCCCCGGCGAATACGACCTGGCGGGCTTTTGCGTGGGCCTTGTGGACAACGCCCGGCTTATTGACGGCTCCAGCATCCAGGTGGGCGATAAGATTGTGGGCATAGCCTCTTCGGGCCTGCATTCCAACGGCTATTCCCTGGTGCGCAAGATTCTGGCCCAGAGCGGCCTTGGCCCGGACGACGCCCTGCCCGGCGCCGGGGCCAGCGTGCGCGAGGTGCTGCTTACCCCCACCACCATCTATGTGGAGGTGGTGCGCTCCCTTATGCGCGACCTTAACATCAAGGGCATGGCCCACATTACGGGTGGGGGCTTTTACGACAACATCCCCCGCGTGCTGCCCGGCCAGGTGGAGGCCCGCATCCACTTCGGCAGCTGGCAGATGCCCCCGGTCTTCCACTGGCTCAACGAAGCCGGTCACCTTTCCTGGCCGGAAATATTGCAGATTTTTAATGCAGGCATTGGCTATGTGCTGGTGCTGCCCGCCGACCAGGCCGAAGAGGCCGTGGGGCGGATCCGCGCCTTTGAGATGGGGGCCTGGTGTCTGGGCGAGATCGCCCGGCGCAGCGCGCCCGACAGCGAGCAGGTGGTGGTGGCCTTTTAG
- the amrS gene encoding AmmeMemoRadiSam system radical SAM enzyme, whose translation MQALLWEARPDNSVACRLCAQACRLKPGEKGRCGVRVNVDGAMHTLVGDVVTSVSMDPVEKKPLYHFLPGTRTFSVGSAGCNFACRFCQNDGISQLPAHGRIPGKRVMPEDLAALAKEYSAPSMAFTYNEPTVFFELIYATAGLAVESGLRCLLVSNGFMTRDCLRALERRICAANIDIKSFSDRFYRHYCGGRLQPVLDSCKTIRELGWWLEVTTLVIPGVNDNPGELAQLAAFIHDELGPDTPWHISGFHGAYLMADHPSTPLSTLEEAWRLGREAGLNYVYIGNAPSAVGANTFCPHCGALMVERAGYAVRLHGRGGLCPACGAQLAGVWS comes from the coding sequence ATGCAGGCATTGCTTTGGGAAGCCCGGCCGGACAATTCCGTGGCCTGTCGCCTCTGCGCCCAGGCCTGTCGCCTCAAACCGGGCGAAAAAGGCCGTTGCGGCGTACGGGTCAATGTGGACGGCGCCATGCATACCCTGGTGGGCGATGTGGTCACCTCCGTCAGCATGGACCCGGTGGAGAAAAAGCCCCTCTACCATTTTTTGCCGGGCACGCGCACCTTTTCCGTGGGCAGCGCGGGCTGCAACTTTGCCTGCCGCTTCTGCCAGAATGACGGCATCTCCCAGCTGCCCGCCCACGGCCGCATCCCCGGCAAGCGCGTCATGCCCGAAGACCTGGCGGCCCTGGCCAAAGAATACAGCGCGCCCAGCATGGCCTTCACGTACAACGAACCCACGGTTTTTTTCGAGCTGATCTACGCCACGGCAGGCCTGGCCGTGGAAAGTGGGCTGCGCTGCCTGTTGGTGAGCAACGGCTTCATGACGCGGGATTGCCTGCGCGCCCTGGAACGCCGCATCTGCGCCGCCAACATCGACATCAAGAGCTTCAGCGACCGCTTCTACCGCCACTATTGCGGCGGCCGCCTCCAGCCCGTGCTGGATTCCTGCAAAACCATCAGGGAGCTCGGCTGGTGGCTGGAGGTGACCACCCTCGTCATCCCCGGCGTCAACGACAACCCCGGCGAGCTGGCCCAACTGGCCGCCTTTATCCACGACGAGCTGGGGCCGGACACGCCCTGGCACATCTCCGGCTTCCACGGGGCTTATCTTATGGCCGACCATCCCTCCACCCCCCTTTCTACCCTGGAAGAAGCCTGGCGGCTGGGCCGCGAAGCAGGGCTCAACTACGTCTACATCGGCAACGCGCCCAGCGCCGTAGGGGCCAACACCTTCTGCCCCCACTGCGGGGCGCTCATGGTGGAACGCGCGGGCTACGCCGTGCGCCTCCACGGCCGTGGCGGGCTCTGCCCCGCCTGCGGCGCGCAGCTGGCCGGGGTGTGGTCATGA
- the gap gene encoding type I glyceraldehyde-3-phosphate dehydrogenase, with translation MRKIKVGINGFGRIGRQVFRALHQSYADRAEVTAINDLFDAETNFHLLEYDSVYGRAHLDVAINGADVRVGAWNIHCFAERDPRQLTWRDYDVDVVVESTGIFRKASQASVHRDNGAKKVIITAPAKEEDITIVMGVNHEQYDPEKHHIVSNASCTTNCLAPMALVLQRQFGIRLGNMVTIHSYTNDQRILDMAHKDLRRARAAACSIIPTSTGAAQAVAKVIPELKGKFSGYSLRVPTPTVSVVDFSGILEKETDTETLLAALRQASETDLKGILEYNEKPLVSMDFKGNPASSILESAYTTVQEGHLVKAVAWYDNEWGYSNRVCDLICLMADKGL, from the coding sequence ATGCGCAAAATCAAAGTGGGCATCAACGGCTTTGGCCGCATCGGCAGGCAGGTGTTCCGCGCCCTGCACCAATCCTACGCCGACCGGGCGGAAGTGACGGCCATCAACGACCTCTTCGACGCGGAAACCAATTTCCACCTGCTGGAATACGATTCCGTCTACGGCCGCGCGCACCTGGACGTGGCCATCAACGGCGCGGACGTGCGCGTGGGCGCCTGGAATATCCACTGCTTTGCCGAACGCGACCCCCGCCAGCTCACCTGGCGCGACTACGACGTGGACGTGGTGGTGGAAAGCACCGGCATTTTCCGCAAGGCTTCCCAGGCCTCCGTACACCGCGACAACGGGGCCAAAAAAGTCATCATTACCGCCCCGGCCAAGGAAGAAGACATCACCATCGTCATGGGCGTGAATCACGAGCAGTACGATCCGGAAAAACACCACATCGTGTCCAACGCCTCCTGCACCACCAACTGCCTGGCCCCCATGGCCCTGGTGCTGCAGCGTCAGTTCGGCATCAGGCTGGGCAATATGGTGACCATCCACTCCTACACCAACGACCAGCGCATTCTGGACATGGCCCACAAGGACCTGCGCCGGGCCCGCGCCGCCGCCTGCAGCATCATCCCCACCTCCACGGGCGCGGCCCAGGCCGTGGCCAAGGTCATCCCGGAGCTCAAGGGCAAGTTCAGCGGCTATTCCCTGCGCGTGCCCACGCCCACGGTCTCCGTGGTGGATTTCTCCGGCATTCTGGAAAAGGAAACGGACACGGAAACCCTGCTGGCCGCCCTGCGTCAGGCCTCGGAAACCGACCTCAAAGGCATTCTGGAATACAATGAAAAACCCTTGGTTTCCATGGATTTCAAGGGCAACCCGGCTTCCTCCATCCTGGAATCGGCCTACACCACCGTGCAGGAAGGGCATCTGGTTAAGGCCGTGGCCTGGTACGACAATGAATGGGGCTATTCCAACCGGGTCTGCGACCTGATTTGTCTGATGGCCGACAAGGGCCTGTAG
- the hflX gene encoding GTPase HflX → MQGLKPSQLAALNRLFNRRFPAAEVYTPEQARELALLSRALGRQLGLLIDRKGRVQNVLVGEAGSILIPQLSRGRSGQERLRGLRLLHTHLTPEGLSQEDLMDLLFLRLDAIIALSVNPAGEPVQWQAAHLLPRAVEGQPYHLGAPQAWTRTAADFAATAQALEDELSRVAAAGREAADAPRALLVSVSPQPRLLQERNLDELAALADTAGLTVAGRMVQRVAQVNPRLILGKGKVAELEVLALQGRADMLVFDGELAPTQLHNLADITERKVMDRTQLILDIFAQHAVTRAGKLQVELAQLRYTQPRLVGKNRAMDRLMGGIGGRGPGETKLETDRRKIRERMARIRAALDQLRQQRSFTRARRSRQGLPVAALVGYTNAGKSTLLNTLTRSDVLAENKLFATLDPTTRRLRFPAARELVLADTVGFIRNLPKELVEAFQATLEELEAADLLLHVADAAHPDLLQQIAAVEETLDQMELGRVPRLLLLNKWDQLAAPARAQLADALPHALPVSARSGEGLPALLEALELRLLHPAHALVLPQTNAPQA, encoded by the coding sequence GTGCAGGGCCTCAAGCCCAGCCAGCTTGCCGCGCTCAACCGGCTGTTCAACCGCCGCTTCCCCGCCGCGGAAGTCTACACGCCGGAACAGGCCCGGGAGCTGGCCCTGCTCTCCCGCGCTCTGGGGCGGCAACTGGGCCTGCTTATCGACCGCAAGGGCCGCGTGCAGAACGTGCTGGTGGGCGAGGCCGGGAGCATCCTCATCCCCCAGCTCTCGCGCGGCCGCAGCGGGCAGGAGCGCCTGCGCGGCCTGCGCCTGCTGCACACCCACCTGACCCCCGAAGGCCTCAGCCAGGAAGATCTTATGGATCTGCTCTTCCTGCGGCTGGACGCCATCATCGCCCTCAGCGTCAACCCCGCCGGGGAGCCTGTGCAGTGGCAGGCGGCCCACCTGCTGCCCCGCGCCGTGGAAGGACAGCCCTACCACCTGGGCGCGCCCCAGGCCTGGACGCGCACCGCGGCGGACTTTGCCGCCACGGCCCAGGCCCTGGAGGACGAGCTCTCCCGCGTGGCCGCCGCAGGCCGGGAGGCGGCCGACGCGCCCCGCGCCCTGCTGGTTTCCGTATCGCCCCAGCCCCGACTGCTGCAGGAGCGTAACCTGGACGAGCTGGCGGCCCTGGCCGACACCGCCGGGCTTACCGTGGCCGGGCGCATGGTGCAGCGCGTGGCCCAGGTTAATCCGCGCCTCATTCTGGGCAAGGGCAAGGTGGCGGAGCTGGAGGTGCTGGCCCTGCAAGGCCGGGCGGACATGCTGGTCTTTGACGGCGAGCTGGCCCCGACGCAATTGCACAACCTGGCGGACATCACCGAACGCAAAGTCATGGACCGCACCCAGCTTATTCTGGATATTTTCGCCCAGCACGCCGTGACCCGCGCAGGCAAACTGCAGGTGGAGCTGGCGCAGCTGCGCTACACTCAGCCCCGGCTGGTGGGCAAAAACCGCGCCATGGACAGGCTCATGGGCGGCATCGGCGGGCGCGGCCCCGGCGAAACCAAGCTGGAAACGGACCGCCGCAAAATCCGCGAGCGCATGGCCCGCATCCGCGCCGCCCTGGACCAGCTGCGCCAACAGCGCTCCTTCACCCGCGCCCGGCGTTCGCGCCAGGGGCTGCCCGTGGCCGCCCTGGTGGGCTACACCAATGCGGGCAAATCCACCCTGCTCAACACCCTGACCCGCTCGGACGTGCTGGCGGAAAACAAGCTCTTCGCCACCCTGGACCCCACCACCCGCCGACTGCGCTTCCCCGCCGCGCGGGAGCTGGTGCTGGCCGACACCGTGGGCTTTATCCGCAATCTGCCCAAAGAGCTGGTGGAGGCCTTCCAGGCCACCCTGGAGGAGCTGGAAGCCGCCGATCTGCTTTTGCATGTGGCCGACGCCGCCCACCCAGACCTGCTGCAGCAGATCGCCGCCGTGGAGGAGACCCTGGACCAGATGGAGCTGGGCCGCGTGCCGCGCCTTTTGCTGCTCAACAAGTGGGACCAGCTCGCCGCCCCGGCCCGGGCGCAACTGGCCGACGCCCTGCCCCACGCCCTGCCCGTTTCGGCCCGCAGCGGCGAGGGCCTCCCCGCCCTGCTGGAGGCCCTGGAGCTGCGCCTGCTGCATCCGGCCCACGCCCTGGTGCTGCCGCAGACCAACGCGCCGCAGGCCTGA